From Neorhodopirellula lusitana:
CTAATCCTTGACGCATCTCCTGCGCATTTTTAACCCAATGCTGCCTGATAAATGTGCATTTCAACGAAATGTCGACGTATTTGACATAGCGTAAGTTAACACGACAGGTGTCCACTGCGTCCCTGGACACAACAATCTGCCAATGGCCGGCAATGCGACAGCTGAGCATCGTTGGGGGGTGTGGGTTAGCTCAGTATCGCTCCGTCGCGTTAGATCCACGTTTTTTCTTGCTGGCTTAGATTTGTCGTACGCCGGCAGTCGTTTGGTACTTTAAGTCGCCATATGCCCCTTTCGTACCGGTCGGCAATCAACGCGATCGATTCGTTCCCTTCGCGGATGCTGACGTGCCGCCGTTCGCGAACCCAATGGCGATCGACATCCGTTCGAAAACCCGACCATTGGTGAAATCGGACTGTTAGAACGCAACCCATTGTGATTCGAAGGTCTCCTCTGCGCCGGGTGGGTTCGTCCGGTATAAAGTCCGTTTAAAACGCGGCCCATTGGGCCGCCGTCCCCCCCGTACGTTCCGCCTTAACACGAAGTGAAGCACCATGCCTCTGCACAGCAAAGATGACATTCGCGAGATGATCGATGATGAAGTCTACGCTTCACTGGATCTTTCAACGGCGATGCCCAAGTACAAGTTCCCGTCGCACGAGGAATCGGCGCAGCAAATCTATGCGGCGGTGCATGATGAATTGATGCTGGATGGCAATTCGCGTCAGAACCTGGCGACGTTTTGCCAGACCTGGGCGGAGCCGGAAGTGCACAAGTTAATGGACGAGTGCATGGATAAGAATATTGTCGACAAGGATGAGTATCCGCAAACGGCGGAAATTGAGGGCCGGTGCGTTCACATGCTGGCCGATCTTTGGAACTCGCCCGAATCTGCCAATACGATCGGATGCTCCACTACCGGTTCGAGTGAAGCAGCGATGCTGGGCGGCATGGCGATGAAGCGAGCCTGGGAGAAACGACGCAAAGCGGCGGGAAAGCCGATCGATCGTCCCAACTTGGTGACTGGGCCGGTCCAGGTTTGTTGGCACAAGTTTGCTCGCTACTGGGACATTGAACTACGCGAAATTCCGATGGAAAGGGATCGGCTAATCATGACGCCGGAAGAGGTGGTGAAGCGGTGTGATGAAAACACCATTGGTGTGGTGCCAACGCTCGGCGTCACCTTCACGTGCGAATACGAGCCAGTCCAAGCTGTTTCGGACGCGTTGGATGAGTTCCAGAAGGAAACCGGAATCGATATTCGGATGCACGTGGACGGAGCAAGCGGCGGTTTTCTGGCGCCGTTCTGCGCACCTGATTTGGTATGGGATTTCCGGCTTCCACGGGTCAAGTCGATCAATACCTCTGGACACAAGTTTGGTTTGTCGCCGCTGGGTGTGGGCTGGATCATTTGGCGGGAGGAGTCGGATTTGCCGGAAGAGGAGATCTTTTGGGTCAACTACTTGGGTGGCAACATGCGCGACATCGCGTTGAACTTTTCACGACCAGGCGGCCAGGTCGTGTCCCAGTACTACAACTTTTTAAGATTGGGCCGGGATGGATACGAGCGAATTCACAAGGCTTGCTACAACACCGCAAACTACCTCGCCCGTGAAGTCGAAAAGATGGGGCCGTTCGAAGTGATGTACGACGGTGACATGGCGAACGGAATCCCCGCGTTGTGCTGGAGGATCAAGGACGGAGAGGATCCAGGGTTCACGCTTTATGACTTGGCCGATCGGTTGCGAGCAAGAGGCTGGCAGGTACCGGCCTATTCGCTTCCCGCCAACCGTGAAGACATGGTGGTCCAGCGAATCCTGGTCCGGCACGGTGTCACTCGGGACCTTGGCACCATCTTGGTCCAAGACATGAAACGAGCAATTGAACACTTCACCAAACATCCCGTTCATTCGTCCATGACGTCGGAAGAAGCGTCCGGATTCAGCCACTAAAGCGATTCCGGAGCATCAACCTTTCGAGTCGGGGCTGCCTTGATATAGGGCCCCGACGTGTTGGTCGAGGTGGTTGACCTATCGTTTCGTTCGGCTAATCAACCTTTTTGGCTCGCATGCCAGCATTGTTAATTTCCTAGCCCCGTCTCACACGCCCCGTACATTCCAGACCCCGTGAATTCGAATTGCCATGCCGCAGATAGATGCAGAGGGACCGCCGCAGCACACGATGCTCGAGACTTCCGGCGTTTGGCCGTTCGTATCGCGTCGTGTGCATTCAGAGCACGGCCGCGTCCATGTCTGGACTTCCAGGCAACATCGCAAAGGTCTGTCTCGGCTGGACATCCCTCGCATTGAATCTTTCTTTGCCGCGCAAAGCCTGAACACCTGGATTGGCGTTGTTTTCGCGATTGGTGCGTCCTGCTTTGTGGTCGCCAGTCTGATGAGTTTGTTTCCTGGGCTTGCCGAGTTGAGCGTGCTCGGTTCGCACATCGACGCGGTCTACTTTGCCGGGTCCATCCCTTTCACCATTGCCGCCTGGTTGCAACTGTTCCAGGCTGCGAACCCAAACGCAACATTAAGCGGGCGGACTGCCCGCCGCCGAGTTTGGTTTGGTTGGTATCCCAAGGAGATCGGATGGCTGAGTTGTGCATTGCAGTTCGCCGGGACGGTGTTGTTCAACTTCAACACGTTCGACGCGATGTCACCATCACTGAATTGGTGGCAGGAAAACCTGGTTGTTTGGGTACCGGACCTCGCGGGTTCGATCCTATTCTTGGCGTCAGGCTATTTGGCGTTCATCGAAGCGAATCACAAGCACTGGGCATTTCACCCACGCAGCCTGTCGTGGTGGATTGTTTTCATCAATCTGCTGGGCTGCGTTGGCTTTATGATCTCCGCCTGCTTCGCGTTCACGCTCCCAAGCGAATCCAACAACCTCTCGGTTAACATCTCGACCGCTTGGACTTTGCAGGGTGCGATATGTTTCCTGGCGGGCGCCGTGTTGATGCCCTTCGAGTCAGCGGAGTCCGCTTGAAGCCGCGATCATCCGATTTTAGTTGCTGGGACTGCGGAGCAATTGCCGCACGCATGAAAGCAGTCCCAAATTTCGCAGCCCGCTGTCCTGCCGTTGTTTCGTCGAACAGCCCTGAGTCGAGCGGCTCCTAGAGGAGTAGTTCTTTGACGACATGGCCGTGCACGTCGGTCAGTCGGAAGTGGCGGCCTTGATACTTATAGGTCAGTCGCTCGTGGTCAATTCCCATCTGGTTCATGATGGTCGCATGCAGATCATGCACATGAACTCCGCCGGAAACCAAGTTGTAACTGTACTCGTCGGTTTCACCGTGCGAGTATCCTGGTCGCACTCCGCCACCCGCCATCCACATTGAAAAGCAGCGTGGGTGGTGATCGCGGCCGAACGACTCTGGAGTCAGCTTGCCTTGGCAGTAGCTCGTGCGTCCAAACTCGCCGCCCCAAATGACAAGGGTGTCGTCGAGCATGCCACGATTCTTTAAGTCCTGGACCAAAGCCGCCGACGCCTGATCGGTTTTACGACACGAGTTCTTGATCTGGCCAGCCAAGCCGGAGTGATGATCCCATCCAGGCTGGAACAACTGGATGAAACGCACGCCCTTTTCAGCGAGGCGTCTCGCACGCAAACAGTTCGCAGCATAGGTGCCGGGCTTACGCGCATCTTCGCCATACAGTTTGAAAGTCGATTCAGGCTCATCGTCAATATTCGTGACCTCGGGAATCGACATCTGCATCCGAAACGCCATTTCGTACTGCGAAATCCGGGTTTCTAATTCCGGATCGCTGGTCCGTTGCAGTTCCATCTGCTGCAGCTTTTGAAGATGGTCCAACGCATTTCGTCGGCTGCCACGACTGACGCCGTCGGGGCTGTTCAAGTATAGAACCGCATCCTTCGACGCTCGCAACTCGACACCGTCGTACTTGCCCGGCAGAAATCCGCTGCCCCACAAGCTTGACGCCAAGGGTTGGCCACCACGATCCGACGACACCATCACCACATACGCGGGCAGATCTTCGTTCTCGCTACCAAGCCCGAAATGCATCCAAGCGCCCATGCTAGGACGCCCTGGGAATTGAGATCCACTTTGCATCATCGTGACGCCGGGGCCATGATTGATCGCTTCGGTGTACGCGGACTTGACGATGCAAAGGTCGTCAGCAATGCCGGCGGTGTGCGGGATCAAATCGCTCATCCAGGCACCGCTTTCACCGTGCTGGCTGAACTTAAAGGGCGATCCGACAAGCGGCAAGCTGGATTGAAAACCGCTCATCCCGGTCAAACGCTGTCCCATTCGAACCGATGCGGGAAGCTCTTTTCCGTGATCTTTGTTCAGTCGTGGCTTGTAGTCAAACATGTCCATCTGAGACGGCGCGCCCGACTGAAACAGATAGATCACTCGTTTCGCCTTGGGCGGATGATGCAGCTTTTTGATCACCCCGCCCGTTTGCAGCCCATCCAATCTGGCGACATCCGCCGTCGCACCGCTCGCTTCCGGGTTCAACAGACTGGCCAACGCGATGCCACCCAGTCCTTGACCGAATTGGCTTAAGAAACTGCGGCGGCTTTGGAAAGGTTGTAGTTCTTCACCAACGCAACGCGGCGAGTCGACAACGTTCACACGGGAATTCGATTGGGGACGGTTCATTATTGATTCCTCACGGATTGGTCGAGGTTCATCATTGTGTTAATCAACACGGTGGTGGCAGCCAGAAAGTCAGCGGGAACCGCATCGGAGATCGGCAAGTCACCCACCGACAACAGCTTTTTGGCATCGTCAAGATTTTCTGCAAAGTGCGTCAGTTGGTCTTGGTGCAACTGTTTAAGCACCGCTAATTCTTCAGAGGTTGGATGACGACTGGTCAACAGGCGGAAACCATTGACCGCTATGACCTCGGCGTCCTGGCCATGTTCGTGGATAAGACGCAAGGCCGTTGCTCGAGCGGTTTCGATGAACTGAGTACCATTGAGCAATACCAACGCTTGCAAAGGCGAAGCGACGATCTCGCGGCGTAAACGACACACTTCTCGTTTGTTTGCATTCAGCGCGATCATCACGGGTGCAGGCGAGGTGCGTTTCCAGAAGGTGTAGAGACTGCGTCGATAGAGTGCTTCTTCCTTGTCCACGCTCATCGGCGTGTATGCGAGCGCGATATCGTACGGCTTCACTGGGGGACCACCGACTTTGGATACCAACAAACCACTCACCGCCAACGCACTGTCACGCACCATTTCGGCGGACAAGCGTTGGCTGGGACCGCGTGCCCACAATCGATTGTCAGGGTCTCTGTCGCGAACCTGCGGTGTCACCACCGAAGCTTGACGGTAAGTCGACGACAATGCGATTTGCCGCAACAGACGCCGAACATTCCAGTCGTGATCCATCATGTCGCGGGCCAACCAATCCAACAAATCGGGATGCGTCGGGGTTTCTCCCTGCAGCCCAAAATCTTCCGGTGTACGCACCAGTCCCTGGCCGAACATCAACTGCCAGTAGCGATTCACGACTACCCGAGAGGTCAACGGATGTTCGTCAGTCAATAACCAGCGTGCCAAGCCGAGGCGGTTTCGAGGTTGATCGTCCGGGAACGGTGGCAGGAAATCGGGTGTGTCGGCGGTTACTTCTTCGCCGTGACTGTCATAGACGCCGCGAGTGAGAATGTATGCCTTCCGAGGTGTTTCCTGTTCACGCATGATGGTAATCGCATCGGTGCTATCCATCGTCTTGTTCCATCCCGCTCGTGCTTTGCCAATGGCGTCACGCAGAGTTGCGGCATGGGCATCCACGGCTAGCAACCAATACTCGTGCAACAGTTCGGTCTCGGATGCAGTCAGTTGATCGGCCGGTTTGGTAAGAATTTCGACGACAGTGGGCCCGCCAGCAAGTTGCTGAACTTCGATTTGCGAAAGCTGGCGATCGAAACCGCGGAACTCATCCACGCTGCCGTCCTTGAAACCGCGGTCGCGATAACGCGATCCAATTGCGAAATCGTTATAACCACCGTTCCACTTGGCGATTGAACGCGTCAGCGAGTCTTGCACGATATGGGTGTGAGCGGGCTTTCCGTCGATGAACAATTGCAAACCGGATGCTTTACTCGATCCGTCATAGGTCAGTGAAACATGTTGCCATTCGTTTTGTTTTAACACGTTGTCGGTTTCGATCGCGATCGCGTTTCCAGGCCAGAAATGAACCAATCGAGCGGTCAATTTGCCGCCAAGTTTGGTCAGCTCGTAGCCCACACTTCCGGCGTCATCCCAACCTCGAGAGCGACGAAGAATCACGCCGCGTTCGGTTAACTCTTCCGGCCGAATCCAGATCGAATAGCTGAACGGATCATGGCGATGGAAGCGTCCGATTCCGGGCAACACCACGGCATCATCGCCGGTTAGCCGCAGTCCGTTTCCTTTCACCCCGTCGACAATCTGGTTGTCATTGAGAGTGAACGCGATCTTATTCCCGGCGACATCGTTTCGCATGACGCGGAACTTTTCCGCTTCCGACTTTCGCGGCTTCTTGCCGGTTTCGTCTTGCAATTCGACGTCTTCGCCCGGAACCTGCATCTCTTCAAACGAAAGACTCGCCACCATGCCTGGCAGGTCGTGTCTTGCACTGTCCTCTTGTTGCGCCGAAACGCTCGTATTGTCATCGTTTCCCGAAACTTGCCCAGCCAGCCAACTCGCGAACTCTGTTAAGCTTTCCCGCGTGTAGGCAATGTATTGTTTGCCAGCGTTCGTGATCGCGGTCGCAAAGCGATCCAATTCCGCCTGCTGTGCGGCGGTCGGTAGCGGCATTGCTGGCGTCGGTGTGGCGGACGTGAAGTAGGAGATCAAACCACGTTCGTCAACATTCGCGAAGAACGAACTGACCTCGTAGTATTCCTTGGTCTTGATGGGGTCGTACTTGTGGTCGTGGCACCGGGCGCACTCCATGGTCAGTCCCATGAAAGCCGCCGAGAACGTATGGGCACGGTCGGACACATTCTCGACTCGGAATTCCTCGATCGCAACACCGCCTTCCTTCTTGTGCGAATGCAATCGATTGAACGTCGTCGCCAAAATCTGGTCGCGAGTGGGCGCGTCCAACAAATCACCCGCTAGTTGTTCGGTGACAAACTGGTCGTACGGCATGTTTGACTTGAACGCTTGGACGACCCAGTCACGGTACGGCCAAACGTAACGTTCGTCGTCACGTTGGTAGCCAAACGAATCGGAGTATCTGGCCACATCCAGCCATTCGCTGGTCAGTCTTTCCGCACAAGCGTCGCTGGCCAGCAACCGGTCTACGACTTTGGCATAGGCATCACCCGAAGTGTCAGCCAAAAACGCGTCGAGTTCTTCCAGGGTAGGCGGCAAACCGGTCAGGTCAAACGTCACTCGGCGGAGCCAGACCTCACGGCTTGCGGGCGGGTTCGGGGCGACTTCAGCCTCGGTTGCCGTCTTCAAAATGAATTGATCGATCGGGCTTTGTGCCCACTCCGATTCGGTCGCGGGAACCGAGATTTCAGAGGGAACGGATTCAAAGGCCCAGTGGCCCTCGAAGTCGGCTCCCTGCTGAATCCACTGGCCCAAGATTCGCTTTTCATCCTCGGTCAGTTGACGAACCGCGTCGGCTGGCGGCATCACCGAATCATCGTCGGCGTCTGCATGGATTCGTACAATTAACTCACTCTCGCTGGGGTCCCCAGGCACGATGCCAGCGTAACCACCCAAATCAGCGAGCGCGTTCGCGGCGGTGTCGAGTCGGAAGTCAGAATCCTGGTTGTCCGAGTCTGGACCATGACAGTGAAAGCACTTGTCGGTCAGGATGGGCCGCACCGTTTCACTGAAAGAAACCTCCTTCGCGTTCTCCTCGCTAGCAGCATGCTTGGCGTTTTCGGAATCGCCGTTTGCGGATGTACCTTCCGCGGCATCGTGAACATCAACCGATGCTGATGGTTTGTCCGCTGATGCAGCAACGGTATATGCAGCACCGTTTTCCGCAGCACTTGGAATCGCCACGACCGCCCAAACGATGCCTAGGAACAGGACCAGGGGCACAACGTTCTTCATAGCGACTTTCTCCATCGACGGCTGTCCGCTTTCGAATCGGGGATTCCAGTGAACCGATGAGCACGAGGCTGATCGATTCGTCCCGGTTTCGTCGACGTTGTCCATTCCAGGACGTTGCGATTGAGAGTGCAGGGAAGGCAGGAGCACTCGCCGGGAAAAAGGTGGGTTACTACTACACTGCCGCTGCACGCCAAATCAGCCGATAATTCGAACACAAACCAGGCAAGCAAACTGTTAACAATAAGCAATGGAGGCCAGTCTAGATCTGTTGCCCGCTCTGGTCAATGCTGCATTCGTCTCCTTAGTTCGCCCCAGAAGGGGCGAGCGGGTCCCGTCTAGCTGCTCGGAACGCAGCCGTGTTGAAGTGTGGTGGCGTCCACCGGGGAGCGAGGCTTAGTTTTTGGCCGCCTTCTTTTTCCCCGTGCCAGGATTGCCCGGACGGGAGTTGCCTTTGTTCTTCTTGCCCGTATTCGACTTCCCAGCGTTCGACTTCCCCCCGTTTTGGGACCCCTTCATCGATTGCACGGCACGGCGTTTACCGTACTTGTTCATCCAGGCGTGAGTTTCCATCAATTCACCGCTCTCCAGTCGATCCCATAATTCGGGAGCGTGTTCTTTCACACCCTCGACCGCTCGCTCAGCCGCCAACCCTATCTCGGGATGACGGTTCCCCAAGTCGGCGAGGCCCTGGTCTGCATGCGTGGTTTGCCAGTCCGCTTCCATCCCTCGCATCTCCTGGAGCACCGATTCGTATTCTGGGTTCGACGCTAAGTTGTTGAGTTGGTCGGGATCCTTGGTCAGGTCGTACAGTTCCTCTTCCGGTTTGGAATCAGCCATGAACGTTAACTCGTTCGCGGTCAGCTTGCCCTCCGCCTTCAACCGTCGCATCACGTGCTGGGCCGGACGATTGATTTCCAGATACGCTTGGCTGGTCAGCCACGGAACCTCCGGCATGTGGTTCTTGATGTAGGTGAACTTCTTTGTCGTCACACTTCGCGAGCACTCGTCGATCTCGTCCCAAATGTCCCGAGCCGAACGCACGTACTGGCGATATTCGGGATTCTCCACGCCCAGGATGGGACGCCCCGTCAAGTAGTCGGGCAGTTCCGCACCGGCCAACTTCAAGACCGACGCGGAAATGTCAGTCGTCATCACCAGCTCGTCGATCACGCTTCCTGGTTCCACCCGCCCGGGAGCCCAAACGATCATCGGAACATGAATCCCTGACTCATGCAAATAGCCCTTGCCTCGCAAATTGCAGCGTCCGTTGTCGGCGATGAAGATGACCACGGTGTTGTTTTCGAGTCCCTCATCCTTGACCCTTTTCAAGATCATGCCGACCTCGTTATCCATGTATTCCACGGTGTCCAGGTACACCGCCCAGTCGTAGCGAATCTCCGGCGTGTCGGCGAACCAAGGTGGTAGCTTCACGTCGTCGACACTGACAGGATGCTTTGATTCCTGACGCACCTGATTCCACCAATCGCCACGGTGCGTGACCACACATTGAATCTGGTTGAAGAAGGGCTGATCTGCGGCGGTGAAATCATTCTGCTTGTCAAACAAACCGAACTTCTTGACTCCATCGTAAGGCCCAATCGGCCGGTGCTTGAAGTTGCAGTCAGTCTTGCGACCCTTCCCCATGACTAGATTGCTACCCAGGATGCAGGTGTAGCCGGCGTCGCGAAGGAAGCTGGTGATCGGTTTATACGGAGCGACGAGCGGCAGGTCGCGGTTACTGCGATGGTGGTGAGCGTTGATCAAGGTTTGATGGACGCCTGTCATCATCGATGATCGATTCGGCGAGCAAATGGGATTGGCACAATACGTTCGATTGTAAATCGCCCCTTCCTTCGCCATCTGGTTGAGGTTCGGCGTTTTGACTCCGGCTTGCCCATAGCATTCCAGATCCAGTCCCATGTCTTCGGCCATGATCCAAATGATGTTCGGCGGCAACGGTCCCGTGGCAGCCTCAGTGGCCGATTCGGAATCGTCGCCGTTGGCTGCACCGGTACTTACCATCGTCGCGATCAGCGTCGCCGCGACAAACAGGCGTTGAGCACCAAGTCGGAACAGACCGCTGAAGACAGGGGGTAATTGGCATCGCAGCATAGAGGTACCTGGAATCATCATTGTGGGGAAAGGGGTTGGCTATCAATCGAAAGGTACGACTGAATGCCGCCGTCGTTACGGGCCATCAACCAGTTTTGGTCTGTCGATTCAAACATCAAGAACGTAAGCCAAGAGTTCATGCTTTGCAAGAAAACGTCTGACTTCGTTCCGCGACTCTGACTTCATTCCGCGACTCTGACTTCATTCCGCGACAATGCGGTCCGGGATCAGGCCGGCAGGACGTTTCAGGGCAGCACCATCGTTAGCCGAGTCCCTTTGCCCGGTTCGGAATCGATGGTCAACTTGCCACCAATCTTGGACATCCGGCTGGTCATGCTTTCCAGTCCCATGCCGCGGGACACCATGCGGCTTTCCCATGCAGCGGTATCGAACCCAACTCCGTTGTCTTCCACCTGGATCCAGGATTGTTGGCGATCTTTCTTGGCCAGCACGTGGACCTGAGTGGCTTGGGAACTGCGAGCGATATTGGCGAACATCGCCTTAAAAACCAAGACGACTTCTCTTTGAGTGGCTTCGTCCGGTTGGCTGTCTTCAAACGAGCCGTCGATGTCGTAAGAGACCTCAACGCCGGTCAGCATTCGGTCGGCGATCGCCTTCAATTGGGTCGGTAACGTTTGGTCGCTGCGTCTGGGGCCGCCTAGCAACCAGAGCGTTTCCTGCATCGCCTCGGTGCATTCTCCCGCAAGAGCACGCACCGATCGCCAATCCTCTTGCGACTCGGGATCCACCTGGATCGCTTCGCCGACTTCTCCGATTCGCGAGATCGCGGCAAGGTTGCTTCCGATTTCGTCGTGCAAGTCTTGAGCGAGTCGCATGCGAAACTCGGCCCGCTGCCGCCGACGCTCTCGACTTGATCGCCAAGCCATCCAGGTGACAACCAAACAAGCGAGCGTCACCACGGCGGCAGCCAACCAAATCGCTCTGCGAAATGCGATCCCTCGGAAGCGTTCTATCCTGCTGGCCGCGATCGCTGAATCACGACGAAGCGTTCGCGCCGTCTTCCAGCGTTCCGCCCAATCGCTGAGCGTGACGATACGCCCATAGCTTGCGTCCCCGTCCACCAGCAAACCTAGCGGACGCTCTGACATTACGTCCTTCGCAATCATCGGTTTTCCAGCCGCTAAGTTTTTACCATCCTTTAGCAACTGGATTTCAGCGAACCCGACTTTGTTCGTAGTGCGACGAGCTCCCATGTCGCTGACCAAGCGATAGTGCTGAAACGGCATCGCCTCCGACCCAGAGTCCGTCGTCAAAGGAATGAAAACGGGGTTATTACCAGGGTTCGGAAACTCGTCCTCCGTCCGATAAAGAACCGTCCCCTCTTCGAAGGAAGGATCGTCGGAACCTTCCACACGAAACCGCAACGGAAAACCGTACCCCGGATAGTCAGCCCCTTGTCTCGCATGCACGGGGAACAATCGCATGGCATCAACCGTCTGCGACGCACCGAGGTCCACCTGGAACCATTGCTCCGCATCCTTGTTCGCCGAAACACAAAACACTCCGTCGAAACGCGGTAAATCTTCGTCCACGCTTGCCGGGATGATAGGCGGCCCCAACGGCGTCCGGCCATCGACCAAGTAGGTTGGGTCCCAAACGGGTGCCAACGAACTGGAATGGGGCATCGTGACCGACGCGCCGAGAGCCACGTTTTGGTCACCATGAATCAACATGATTTCAGACAACGCGAAGGTCCACCGATCCGTCGCCTTATTCAGACCGGTCACCGTCACCCGTATGTATCTCGCTCGAGTCTCGGGCGCATCAATCACGACGGGGTATGGGCTGGTCGTATCGAGACGTTGCGGCTTGGACGGTGCCCCGGGGACTCCCGAATCGTAGATCAGCTCAAAGTCTTGAAAGTGCTCGTTAGCGGAAACATCCACGCGAAATCGCTTCGGAAAAGCGTACGGCTCCTGCTCCTCTTCCGCGACACCGATGACAACCGGCACAATCATGATTTGATCGAAAGATCGCTTCTTACCCAGGTCCAGTTGAACCCATGGAGCTTGCGGCGGCGGGGAGACCGACATCAGCAACTGAGCTCCGACCTGCGGCGCGGTTTGACGCAACCGCAGCGGTCCAAGCTGATCAAATTTCAACTGCGACTGTTTGTGCAGTGATTCAGCAGCACGCAGTTCGGGTGAAAGCAACGTGAGTCCATCGGCGTGCGATATCAAACCGCTCGTCCCCGCCCACAAGCCAACCAATGTCAAAACGAGCTTCACGCTAAGACGAGATTGGCGGCTGGGCGTGAGTTCGAATGGAGGCATCGGTTTTCGCAATGGAAACGGTCGAAGGCTACATCATAGTCGGTCACCACTGGCAACCCAGCGGGCAACGAAGTGCCTTTCGACTCGACCCGAATTACTGCGTCTTGCTGGCCTTGATCTCTTCCAAACTGACGCCGAACAAACGCTTGGCGATAGGATCAAGATCCGCTTCGCTGCCTTGAAGGTGCAGCGTTCTTTGAATGTGCCGCATCGTCTCGCCGGGCCCAAGAGCCGCGGCAGGCGACGACGTTTCCAGTTCGTAAAACGGCCCCAATGGAGCCTCGCTGGGTGCGGGTGAACCGTCATTGTAGGCATTGATCACATCGCCCACGAACGGTTCTTCTTGATGTTCCCACATCGAATTAACGAACCCGCTGGGTGCGTCTTGCACGTTGTAGGCAACAATTGTCAGCACCTTGCCGTCCGCATCGTAACTTCCTGCGACGCCTTTGGAACGCTGCGGCGACACACCGATTTTTCCTCGGCGGGTACCATCACCTTTGAAGAAGAGAACGTCGTCTTCGACTGTGATGTATTCTGGTGGCACTTTGCCGAAATAAGTGTCATTCACACGCGGCCCCAGATCCGAATCGTCGCCGGATTTGAACGGGATCACGATCGTCGTGCTTGGCGACGGGTTGTACATTCCTAGCAACCAGATCGAAGGCATGCCCGTTTCTTCAGTCCAAGCCTGATCGCCACGGTTGGTCAAACGGTTATCGGTTTCGTAGCCGACCGCCTTGATGCCCGCTGGCACCGACTCGATGTTCAATGTCTTGGCCAACGCCGAGCCATCTAGCAATGACACGGTACGCTGGATACCCATTTCCA
This genomic window contains:
- a CDS encoding discoidin domain-containing protein is translated as MPPFELTPSRQSRLSVKLVLTLVGLWAGTSGLISHADGLTLLSPELRAAESLHKQSQLKFDQLGPLRLRQTAPQVGAQLLMSVSPPPQAPWVQLDLGKKRSFDQIMIVPVVIGVAEEEQEPYAFPKRFRVDVSANEHFQDFELIYDSGVPGAPSKPQRLDTTSPYPVVIDAPETRARYIRVTVTGLNKATDRWTFALSEIMLIHGDQNVALGASVTMPHSSSLAPVWDPTYLVDGRTPLGPPIIPASVDEDLPRFDGVFCVSANKDAEQWFQVDLGASQTVDAMRLFPVHARQGADYPGYGFPLRFRVEGSDDPSFEEGTVLYRTEDEFPNPGNNPVFIPLTTDSGSEAMPFQHYRLVSDMGARRTTNKVGFAEIQLLKDGKNLAAGKPMIAKDVMSERPLGLLVDGDASYGRIVTLSDWAERWKTARTLRRDSAIAASRIERFRGIAFRRAIWLAAAVVTLACLVVTWMAWRSSRERRRQRAEFRMRLAQDLHDEIGSNLAAISRIGEVGEAIQVDPESQEDWRSVRALAGECTEAMQETLWLLGGPRRSDQTLPTQLKAIADRMLTGVEVSYDIDGSFEDSQPDEATQREVVLVFKAMFANIARSSQATQVHVLAKKDRQQSWIQVEDNGVGFDTAAWESRMVSRGMGLESMTSRMSKIGGKLTIDSEPGKGTRLTMVLP
- a CDS encoding DUF6786 family protein, with protein sequence MRALRFPILAACCATAISCTPLFSQDDTKSNMSSFQDDVSFMKKHTPIVMLQSGDAAVALAPDYQGRVMTSTIDHEGGPSFGWINRKVIAAGLLSEEDRKGKLEEHIYIFGGEERFWLGPEGGQFALYFQPGTKFDFADWRAPAAIDTEPFELVSQSDSSAEFKRDCEITNYSGTRLEMGIQRTVSLLDGSALAKTLNIESVPAGIKAVGYETDNRLTNRGDQAWTEETGMPSIWLLGMYNPSPSTTIVIPFKSGDDSDLGPRVNDTYFGKVPPEYITVEDDVLFFKGDGTRRGKIGVSPQRSKGVAGSYDADGKVLTIVAYNVQDAPSGFVNSMWEHQEEPFVGDVINAYNDGSPAPSEAPLGPFYELETSSPAAALGPGETMRHIQRTLHLQGSEADLDPIAKRLFGVSLEEIKASKTQ